In Natrinema salaciae, the following are encoded in one genomic region:
- the glpB gene encoding glycerol-3-phosphate dehydrogenase subunit GlpB, producing the protein MAIEDDVLIVGGGLAGATAALAAADRDVQVRLVSAKQSTLRHASGLIDVLGYTPAGDGPLVDPFEALADLPDGHPYERVGIEAVHDALSFFDDVAGDAYAGAHTDANALVPTHGGTVKPTARYPAGTAAGLASDDRDTLLVGFETLPDFEAPLAAAHLEAAGAPFAARGVTVRFPGIARDDAKVTRYAHLLDQPETVRTAGGDATAREALAETVRPHLEDASRVGFPAVLGDERTDAVRAELADRLGVDVFEVPMGPPSLPGLRLEDLLYGALEDAGVRVTTGVPVVEYETTPTDPERIDHVIVDRNGTEIPHRADQYVLATGGLVGKGVRSERERVFEPIFDCHVPHPTDRYDWFVDDAFGDQPYARFGLAVDRDLRPLDAAADPEFSNLRAAGAVLGGYDFAAEKSGAGVSLATGYVAGRRAGTEGGR; encoded by the coding sequence ATGGCGATCGAAGACGACGTCCTCATCGTCGGCGGTGGCCTCGCCGGCGCGACCGCCGCGCTCGCCGCCGCCGACCGGGACGTACAGGTTCGGCTCGTGTCCGCCAAGCAGAGCACGCTCCGCCACGCCAGCGGGCTGATCGACGTGCTGGGCTACACGCCGGCCGGCGACGGCCCCCTCGTCGATCCGTTCGAGGCGCTCGCGGACCTCCCCGACGGTCACCCCTACGAGCGGGTGGGTATCGAGGCGGTCCACGACGCCCTCTCGTTCTTCGACGACGTCGCGGGCGACGCGTACGCGGGGGCACACACCGACGCGAACGCGCTCGTCCCGACCCACGGCGGCACCGTCAAGCCGACCGCGCGGTACCCGGCCGGGACCGCCGCCGGCCTCGCGAGCGACGACCGCGACACCCTGCTCGTCGGGTTCGAGACGCTCCCCGACTTCGAGGCACCGCTCGCGGCCGCACACCTCGAGGCGGCGGGTGCGCCCTTCGCGGCCCGCGGCGTGACCGTTCGGTTCCCGGGCATCGCCCGGGACGACGCGAAGGTCACGCGGTACGCGCACCTGCTCGATCAGCCGGAGACCGTCCGGACTGCTGGGGGGGACGCGACCGCTCGCGAGGCCCTCGCCGAAACCGTCCGCCCGCATCTCGAGGACGCGTCTCGCGTCGGTTTCCCCGCCGTCCTCGGCGACGAACGGACCGACGCGGTCAGGGCCGAACTCGCGGACCGGCTCGGCGTCGACGTCTTCGAAGTCCCGATGGGACCGCCGAGCCTCCCCGGACTGCGACTCGAGGACCTGCTCTACGGGGCGCTCGAGGACGCGGGCGTTCGAGTGACGACCGGGGTTCCGGTGGTCGAGTACGAGACGACCCCGACCGACCCCGAACGGATCGACCACGTGATCGTCGACCGCAACGGGACCGAAATTCCCCACCGGGCCGACCAGTACGTGCTCGCGACGGGCGGACTGGTCGGGAAGGGCGTGCGGTCGGAACGCGAACGGGTGTTCGAACCGATCTTCGACTGCCACGTCCCGCACCCGACCGACCGCTACGACTGGTTCGTCGACGACGCCTTCGGCGACCAGCCCTACGCGCGGTTCGGGCTGGCGGTCGACCGCGACCTCCGCCCGCTCGACGCCGCCGCCGACCCCGAGTTTTCGAACCTGCGCGCCGCGGGCGCGGTACTGGGCGGCTACGACTTCGCGGCGGAGAAGTCCGGTGCCGGCGTGTCGCTCGCGACGGGCTACGTCGCCGGCCGACGCGCCGGGACGGAGGGGGGTCGATGA
- the glpA gene encoding anaerobic glycerol-3-phosphate dehydrogenase subunit GlpA, with product MARDTEVLVLGGGSTGCGIARDLAMRGLEVTLVERGNLTDGTTGRMHGLLHSGGRYAVSDQASATECIEENEILREIAGHCVEPTGGLFVQRPEDSDDYFREKLEGCRDCGIPARVLSGAEAREVEPYLASDVTRAIEVPDGAVDPFRLCVANAIDAENHGARVETHAEVIDLLRDGDDIYGVEVRHDSGPGKRTHKTPGTTEEITAEYVVNATGAWAGQIGAMADLEIEVRPSKGVMTIMNVRQVDTVINRCRPKGDADIVVPHETTAILGTTDEEVSDPDDYPEAGWEVDQMIDTLSELVPILQEARTIRSFWGVRPLYEPPGTGTQDPTDITRDFFLLDHADRDGVSGMSSIVGGKFTTYRAMAEEISDHVCEKLGATAGCATAEEPLPGSENLEALERGMDDFGLRSPVARRSKQRLGSRASEVLETDDANPVICQCEGVTRAEIRDAITQSGSDLNAVRIRTRASMGNCQGGFCCQNMANELHPAYDEETVREALDELYQERWKGERHALWGEQLSQAMLNYALHATTMNRDRDPANAPAAVDFASFDGGDR from the coding sequence ATGGCACGCGATACCGAGGTTCTCGTACTCGGCGGTGGTTCGACCGGCTGTGGCATCGCCCGCGATCTGGCGATGCGCGGCCTCGAGGTCACGCTCGTCGAGCGAGGCAACCTCACGGACGGGACGACCGGTCGAATGCACGGCCTGCTGCACAGCGGCGGGCGATACGCCGTCTCCGACCAGGCCAGCGCGACGGAGTGTATCGAGGAAAACGAGATCCTTCGGGAGATCGCCGGCCACTGCGTCGAGCCCACCGGCGGGCTGTTCGTCCAGCGGCCCGAGGACTCGGACGACTACTTCCGGGAGAAACTCGAGGGCTGTCGGGACTGCGGAATCCCCGCCCGCGTCCTGTCGGGCGCGGAAGCCCGCGAGGTCGAGCCCTACCTCGCGAGCGACGTGACGCGAGCGATCGAGGTTCCCGACGGTGCGGTCGACCCGTTCCGACTCTGCGTCGCGAACGCGATCGACGCCGAGAACCACGGTGCGCGCGTCGAGACCCACGCCGAGGTGATCGATCTCCTGCGCGACGGCGACGACATCTACGGCGTCGAGGTCCGACACGACTCCGGTCCCGGAAAGCGCACCCACAAGACGCCGGGGACGACCGAGGAGATCACCGCCGAGTACGTCGTCAACGCGACCGGCGCGTGGGCCGGTCAGATCGGTGCGATGGCCGACCTCGAGATCGAGGTTCGGCCCTCCAAGGGCGTGATGACGATCATGAACGTCCGGCAGGTCGACACCGTCATCAACCGGTGCCGACCGAAAGGCGACGCGGACATCGTCGTCCCGCACGAGACGACGGCCATCCTCGGCACGACCGACGAGGAGGTCTCGGACCCGGACGACTACCCCGAGGCGGGATGGGAAGTCGACCAGATGATCGACACCCTCTCGGAACTCGTCCCGATCCTCCAGGAGGCCCGGACGATCCGCTCGTTCTGGGGCGTGCGGCCGCTGTACGAGCCCCCGGGGACCGGGACACAGGACCCGACCGACATCACGCGGGACTTCTTCCTGCTCGACCACGCCGATCGCGACGGCGTCTCGGGGATGTCGAGCATCGTCGGCGGGAAGTTCACGACCTACCGGGCGATGGCCGAAGAGATCTCGGACCACGTCTGCGAGAAGCTCGGCGCAACCGCCGGCTGTGCGACCGCCGAGGAACCACTCCCCGGCAGCGAGAACCTCGAGGCCCTCGAGCGGGGGATGGACGATTTCGGACTGCGCTCGCCGGTGGCCCGCCGGAGCAAGCAGCGACTGGGGAGTCGCGCGAGCGAGGTGCTCGAGACGGACGACGCGAACCCCGTGATCTGCCAGTGTGAAGGCGTAACGCGCGCGGAGATTCGAGACGCCATCACCCAGTCGGGTTCGGACCTGAACGCGGTTCGCATCCGCACCCGCGCCTCGATGGGCAACTGTCAGGGCGGCTTTTGCTGTCAGAACATGGCGAACGAGCTCCACCCGGCCTACGACGAGGAGACGGTCCGCGAGGCGCTGGACGAGCTCTACCAGGAGCGCTGGAAGGGCGAGCGCCACGCGCTGTGGGGCGAGCAGCTCTCCCAGGCGATGCTGAACTACGCGCTGCACGCGACGACGATGAACCGCGATCGCGATCCGGCGAACGCGCCGGCGGCCGTCGATTTCGCGTCGTTCGACGGAGGCGATCGCTGA
- the glpK gene encoding glycerol kinase GlpK, which produces MTENTYVGAVDQGTTGTRFIVFDHEGQVVANAYEKHEQIYPEPGWVEHDPMEIWENTKDVIRQALGQAGVSPDQLEAIGVTNQRETTLLWDADSGRPVHNAIVWQDRRTTDRVEQLEDDDLVGTIREKTGLEADAYFSATKAEWLLDNADPIKLERSRPEDIRDRAEKGDVLFGTIDTWLIYNLTGEHITEVTNASRTMLYNIHDLEWDDDLLAEFDVPEAMLPEVRPSSDDATYGSTDPDGFLEAEVPVAGALGDQQAALFGQTCFDAGDAKNTYGTGSFFLMNTGDEAVESDHGLLTTIGFQRSGEDVQYALEGSIFITGAAIEWLEDMTLIDDPAETAELARSVDSTDGVYVVPAFTGLGAPHWDQRARGTIVGMTRGTRKEHVVRATLESIAYQTRDVAEAMEADSGIEMRSLKVDGGAVKNNFLCQLQSDIIGSEIVRPVVDETTALGSAYAAGLAVGYWSDPDELRSNWQVDAEFTPEMDPDAADRRYDRWSDAVDRSRDWARDGEE; this is translated from the coding sequence ATGACAGAGAATACCTATGTCGGTGCGGTAGACCAGGGAACGACCGGGACGCGCTTCATCGTGTTCGATCACGAGGGGCAGGTCGTCGCGAACGCCTACGAGAAACACGAACAGATCTACCCGGAACCGGGCTGGGTCGAGCACGACCCGATGGAGATCTGGGAGAACACCAAGGACGTCATCAGGCAGGCGCTCGGGCAAGCGGGGGTCAGTCCCGACCAGCTCGAGGCCATCGGCGTGACCAACCAGCGGGAGACGACGCTCCTGTGGGACGCCGACTCCGGTCGGCCGGTGCACAACGCCATCGTCTGGCAGGACCGCCGGACGACCGACCGCGTCGAGCAGCTCGAGGACGACGATCTGGTCGGGACGATCCGTGAGAAGACCGGACTGGAGGCCGACGCCTACTTCTCGGCGACGAAGGCCGAGTGGCTGCTCGACAACGCCGATCCGATCAAACTCGAGCGCTCGCGGCCCGAGGACATCCGCGACCGCGCGGAGAAGGGTGATGTCCTGTTCGGCACCATCGACACGTGGCTGATCTACAACCTCACGGGCGAGCACATCACCGAGGTCACGAACGCCTCGCGGACGATGCTGTACAACATCCACGACCTCGAGTGGGACGACGACCTCCTCGCGGAGTTCGACGTTCCCGAGGCGATGCTCCCCGAGGTGCGGCCGTCGAGCGACGACGCGACGTACGGATCGACCGATCCGGACGGCTTCCTCGAGGCCGAGGTTCCGGTCGCGGGCGCGCTGGGCGACCAGCAGGCCGCCCTCTTCGGGCAGACCTGTTTCGACGCCGGCGACGCGAAGAACACCTACGGTACCGGGTCCTTCTTCCTGATGAACACCGGCGACGAGGCCGTCGAGAGCGACCACGGCCTGCTGACGACGATCGGCTTCCAGCGCTCGGGCGAGGACGTCCAGTACGCGCTCGAGGGCTCGATCTTCATCACCGGCGCGGCGATCGAGTGGCTCGAGGACATGACGCTGATCGACGACCCGGCCGAGACGGCGGAGCTGGCCCGCAGCGTCGACTCGACGGACGGCGTCTACGTCGTCCCCGCCTTCACGGGACTGGGTGCGCCCCACTGGGATCAGCGCGCACGCGGGACCATCGTCGGCATGACCCGCGGCACGCGGAAAGAACACGTCGTCCGCGCGACCCTCGAGTCGATCGCCTACCAGACGCGCGACGTCGCGGAGGCGATGGAGGCCGACTCGGGGATCGAGATGCGGTCGCTGAAGGTCGACGGCGGCGCGGTCAAGAACAACTTCCTCTGCCAGCTCCAGTCGGACATCATCGGCTCCGAGATCGTTCGTCCGGTCGTCGACGAGACGACGGCGCTGGGCTCGGCCTACGCGGCCGGCCTCGCCGTCGGCTACTGGAGCGACCCCGACGAACTCCGGAGCAACTGGCAGGTCGACGCGGAGTTCACACCTGAGATGGATCCGGACGCCGCCGATCGGCGGTACGACCGCTGGTCGGACGCCGTCGACCGATCGCGTGACTG